The genomic DNA TACCTGATTGAAGAGAATAACAATCAGGATACTTTGGAAAAGTCTCTGCGTATCAGGGAGGATAAACAATAAACCCTTCCTTTTCTCCCCGGAGAAAACCAGCCTGCTCATAAAACCTGAATACTGCCTCACTCTTTCTACCGGATAACAGCATAACCTTGTAACAGTTCTTCTTCCATGCACAGTCAAGCACATGACAGATCAATGCAGTACCATAACCCTTATTCCGAAACTGCTTTCCGGTCACTACATTCTCAATTATACCAAATGGTCGTGCCCCCCTGGAGAGGTTCGGGACATAAATAAACATGCATGTAGACACCGGAACAAAATCCACCTCCAGGATAAAAGGCATCAACGCAGGATTATCCATGATCTCCTTCCAGGCATAGGACAATTCCTCCTCACCTGCCTGCTCATCATAATCATGCATGTCAGCATAGAGGGAGAGAAGAATGGGGAGATCCGAAGGATCAGCTGTTCGTATATGCAGATGAGCCATAGAATATATGAAAAACAGGTCTCTCTTCGATAATAAATTGAAAGGTATCACTCAAAAGATTCGAAAATAAGAACTGAACGCCATTCGGCATATCGCCCTCCATGATCCTTTCCGGAATCAAACGAGAAGATAATGGGGTTACATTGGTGCAGGAACCCCGGAATTTTCAATCTGACTTTTCAGATCCGCAATTCTCATCTCATACCGGTCAATTGCCCGCTCCAGAATCTCTTTCTTTATCCTTTGGATATCCGGCTCCTGATTCATTATTATTCCCCTGCCTGCTATGTCAGCAATGTATTCAATGCACTATCCGGGTATATCAGAGTTTGCCATGCAATAGTGCCAAACAATACGATTTTGATTCAAATGGAAAAATAATGCCGGGATTATGATTATTGCGTAATCTTCCCCATGACCAGACCGAAAACCATATCTCTGCACAGGGCACAACCCGGTTATGAACAGACGATATCAGATCGTATTCTGTTTCTTGTTAATTCTTATCCATCTCGCCCTGTGGCAGGTCCTGGCTGAAGAAGAGAGCATGCCTGAACCATTCCTCGATCCCGACGATATGCCCGGACCCATTGATGATATGTTCTTCCCTGATCCCTTCCCACCAGTCATCGGAGGTGATGTTGGATGGTTCCGGATTACCTCAGAACCTTCAAATGCAGAGGTCATCTTTGATGGCTCTCTGGTAGGGTATACACCGGTGACGGTTGAAGTATACACCACAGGTGCTCCATACCATACCGTCAGGATCGAAAAAAGCGGATACAAACCATGGAGCCGTGAACTGCATGAAAACCCGGCAGCAGGAGAGACAAAGCCGGTACATGCAACCCTGGGCCCTGATCCCTGCTGTAAAAGTCTTCGGATAACGTCAGCACCATCCGGGGCACAGATAACCCTGAACGGAGTATACCAGGGAACCACCCCAAAAACCATTGATAATCTGATAATTGGCTCATATCAGGTCACCCTGACCAGATCCGGGTATGAGACCTGGAATGGGAATATTGAGGTACGGCCGGACTCGGACAATACTATATACGTGGTTCTTGAGCCGAGCTTTGCCCCAATCACATCAGGTACACTCATGATCGAATCATATCCGGAGGGGGCAGAGATTGTTCTTGACCGGACCAGCCGGGGAACCACCCCCCGAACCCTGACCCTCCCTGAAGGTTCCCATACCCTTGTCCTGAACCTTGCCGGATATCAGCAGTATACGACATCCGTATTTATTCGGGACAAAGAGAATGCACGTATTACCGCGTACCTGGTGCCTGTAGGATCCATCCCAGCACAAACTCCGAACCCGGTCATCGTTGCATCACCGGTCAGTGACACTCCATCATATCCTCCATCATATGTAAGTCTCACCGTTCTTGGAGAGAAGGCGGCATCTCAGGCTCATCAGAACAAAAACTCATTCCTCGCGGCAGTCAATGATCCTCAGGGGGCGTTTGCGGGCGATACAGAATTTGTGAGTGTCCTTGCAGTGAATGGGACCCTTCTAGCCGACCCGGCTGCAGCGACCTGGATTGGAGAGGAGATTGCCACCTACATGGATCAGAACACAGTTCCCTATGGACAGGCAAGACATGCACTTGCCAGGCACGGGGGTGGAATGCTCTATGAAAATAACTATAACAATGCCTCTTCTGCTGGTGAACTGCTCATATCAGAAGTCAGGGCTGAAGAAGATGGGCTCATCATTACCGCATCCCGCCGCATGCAGACAGCAATTCCTATGATATCAGAAGCGACCATCAGATCCCTCTCCTCTGTGTCAGAAACTGATGCAGATAAGACCGGTGTCCCGTACCAGCAGGTGGTTGTCCCTGCAGAACCCAAAGACCCGACAGGTCCCGGAGATACTATCCTTGGGCCTGACAGAAACGGAATCAGTCTGTTTCCGGCGATTTATGCTCTCGCATCAGAAGGAGGAGGACTCTTATATGGTATTGAACCGGACGGAACTGATATTACCCTCTTTTATGTGTTCCCTGAAACAGACGGACAGATACTGGTCAGGTGGGTGTCTGAACCAGGGAGGGAGCACAAGGAAGAGGACCTTATTCATTCATAAGTCAAAAACTCTTTTTATTCAGGAAAATATGAGCATCCGGCTGGATTTTTCCTGCCCGGAAAGTTCATCCCTTCCTGCACCTAAGCCTGCCATATGTATTCTCGTCTGGTGTGGCTCATGCTCATTCTGATACTTCTCAGTGTACCGGTTCTGGCAGGTCCGGTTATTGTTCCTCCAGGGGGAGAGGTCTATTTGGGAGAAGAGGGACTTGACATCCACTATGCTGTTCCGTACCCCTATACATCCATCGCATATTTTCCGGCAGGATCTTCCCCTGGTCGTGACCAGCCGCTTGACATCATGCAGGTGAATCTGGGGAGATTCAGTGTAATTCCTGACCTCTTTTATGACCGGACCGGTGCATGGTACCAGTGGGACCAGGTACGGGGAACTCCCGGCCAGGTTGCGTTTATCGTCAGGAACCCGCGAATATCGTTAAAGGTTATGGACCGGAACACGATGGGAGATCGGTCATATGGCACGGTATCGCGGGGAACGCCCCTGGTCATCCAGGTTGAAACAAATCTTGCCGGTATTACCCGGAGACCGGATTACTCCTACAATGACGGGCCGGTGAAGATCCAGATAAAAACTCCCGGAGGAGGGACGCTTGCCGGAGTAAAGACACCCGGTGGTGGCCAGTATGTCTTCAGTTCATTCATGCCAACCGGGGAACTCGGGTATGCCCCTCCGATTGAGAGCGGTGGATGGGACACCGGCTGGAGCGGGTATGAATCAGGCCTCTATCATATAGAACCAAAATTTGCGGTGAACCGGATGGAAGACAATCTCAGGTCCTATGAGGGCGGATATACCCTCCGGGGCACCGACATTACGCTCGGAACCGAACGGGCGGGACTTCATCTCTCAGAAGAGACCGTGGTGAGAGGAGATCCATTTGGTGTAACGATTACCGGATCTCCGGGATCCCCCTATATCCTTTGGATTGAGGGAGGAAGCAGAACTGGTTCTCCAGGTGACCAGCCACCGATGATCATCACCTCACAGGAAGGGGTGAGACAGGATAATCCTGATGGACCCTATATCATCGGATCCTATCGCCCCTCCGGAAAACACACTACGATTCGTGACCTCGTTCCTTCATACCCGTTTGGCGGGGTATATTACTATGCAGAAGTGACGCCTGACCGGACCGGCCGACGGACGATTGAGTGGAGGACAACACAGGAGACTGGTGACCGGCGATACACCATCCATATCGAAGGCCCTGCAGGATCAGTACATCCACGATCAGACACCATAGACGTGCAGATAGTCAAAGGGTCCGTATCCCTCACTACCGGGAGCGAGACCTTTACCATTGGTGACGAGGTAATGCTCAGGGGAACAAATACAGGCTCGTGTGAGACGTACCTCTTCATCACCGGTCCAAACCTTCCGTCAGCGGGTGGCAGACTGGATGCCCCACGACGGCAGGTCTCTGATGGAAATCCGGGAAGTTTCACGACGGCATCCGGTGACTGCGATACATGGGAGTACAGGCTTTATACCGGCGAACTGGGCCTGGATACCGGGACGTATACCATATATGCCGTGTCTGCACCACGTGACCGGTATCACCTGGAAAGCACCTCATGGCAGGCGATTCCCATAACACTGAAACGTCCGTATATCTCGGTCTCAAGCAGGAGAATGACAGTTGCACAGGGTGATGAACTATCGATAACCGGATCGAGTGGCGGGCGGACTGATGCTGGGGTAGCCATCTGGATATTTGGCAGGAATTATTTCAGGTATGACACGGTGCAGATCGAGCGGGGAGGATGGTTCTCGTATGAACTTTCCAGTTCTGTCACCCGTGATATGGCACCAGGTGAATATTCTGTCATCATCCAGCACCCGATGGCCAACGGGAACTTTGATCTCTGGCCAGACCGGAATCGTGAGATGGTGCTCGGAGCAACTCCCTGGTATGGCGCTCCGGTGTTCAGAATTGCAGGCCCGGGGGCTCTTCAGGGTCCTGCTGCCGCTGCTGCCCTGATTACCGCCCTGCAAAGCCAGTTTATTGATGATACCTATACCGAGTACTCAATCTTTGTGCAGAACCCGAAGATTACCATCACAGCAGGATCACTGAACGGAACGACAAAGATGCCGATTGTCCTGTCAGGGACAACGAACCTTGCATCAGGTTCACGCCTCCTTGTGGAGATAACCGATGAGCGGTTCGGGCCTACCCAGAAGGGCGGTGAGGGGAGCTGGTCCGGCTATTCAGGAACGACAACAACGTATCCGGGATCAGAAGAAGAGCGGGAGTTCTCATTTGAGATCCCGGCAGGAACACTGAAAGAAGGACGATACCAGGTTCTTATCCAGGCGGTCTCCTCTCCTGGTACTGCATCAGGTGTTCTGCAGGTCACAATGCCGGTAACGCCTGTACAGACCATGACGATGAACCTGACACCACCCCAATCCCCGGAACCAATCCAGACACAGATACAGATCCAGACATTGGAACCAGAGCCGACAACCGCGGAGCCTGTCCAAACGGAGAAGCCGGCATCGACACCAGATCAGGTCCACGAGACTCCGACTGCGGATACGAATGGAATGATACCGAACATTATGCGGACAATGCGGGAACCACCTGTCCTGCTCGGTTTTGGGATTCTCTTCGGCCTGTGCGTAGCAGGACTTATTGCAGCACTGGTTACATGGATGCGCAAAGAGAGAGATGAAGAAGAGAATGATTCAGAGGGCAGTGATGAAAAGAATGTGAAACTCGCTGAAAGTAAAGAGGAAATGGACGAGGATTCCGATTCATACGGGAGATGAGAGAGGGAGTGAATACGAACGTGTGCGGCATGACATGGATATTATTTCCTCTTTCTCTTTTCAGGCAGATGTTTCAAAACCACTTTTTACCGGAATGCCAGAATGTGTATCAAAAATTGCGCGCCGACAGGAGGAAAGATACCGGGTATTTTCCGACAAACAAAGAGGGGATTACACCACCATATAAAATTTTACCC from Methanospirillum hungatei JF-1 includes the following:
- a CDS encoding GNAT family N-acetyltransferase, producing MAHLHIRTADPSDLPILLSLYADMHDYDEQAGEEELSYAWKEIMDNPALMPFILEVDFVPVSTCMFIYVPNLSRGARPFGIIENVVTGKQFRNKGYGTALICHVLDCAWKKNCYKVMLLSGRKSEAVFRFYEQAGFLRGEKEGFIVYPP
- a CDS encoding PEGA domain-containing protein; translated protein: MNRRYQIVFCFLLILIHLALWQVLAEEESMPEPFLDPDDMPGPIDDMFFPDPFPPVIGGDVGWFRITSEPSNAEVIFDGSLVGYTPVTVEVYTTGAPYHTVRIEKSGYKPWSRELHENPAAGETKPVHATLGPDPCCKSLRITSAPSGAQITLNGVYQGTTPKTIDNLIIGSYQVTLTRSGYETWNGNIEVRPDSDNTIYVVLEPSFAPITSGTLMIESYPEGAEIVLDRTSRGTTPRTLTLPEGSHTLVLNLAGYQQYTTSVFIRDKENARITAYLVPVGSIPAQTPNPVIVASPVSDTPSYPPSYVSLTVLGEKAASQAHQNKNSFLAAVNDPQGAFAGDTEFVSVLAVNGTLLADPAAATWIGEEIATYMDQNTVPYGQARHALARHGGGMLYENNYNNASSAGELLISEVRAEEDGLIITASRRMQTAIPMISEATIRSLSSVSETDADKTGVPYQQVVVPAEPKDPTGPGDTILGPDRNGISLFPAIYALASEGGGLLYGIEPDGTDITLFYVFPETDGQILVRWVSEPGREHKEEDLIHS
- a CDS encoding DUF3821 domain-containing protein; translation: MYSRLVWLMLILILLSVPVLAGPVIVPPGGEVYLGEEGLDIHYAVPYPYTSIAYFPAGSSPGRDQPLDIMQVNLGRFSVIPDLFYDRTGAWYQWDQVRGTPGQVAFIVRNPRISLKVMDRNTMGDRSYGTVSRGTPLVIQVETNLAGITRRPDYSYNDGPVKIQIKTPGGGTLAGVKTPGGGQYVFSSFMPTGELGYAPPIESGGWDTGWSGYESGLYHIEPKFAVNRMEDNLRSYEGGYTLRGTDITLGTERAGLHLSEETVVRGDPFGVTITGSPGSPYILWIEGGSRTGSPGDQPPMIITSQEGVRQDNPDGPYIIGSYRPSGKHTTIRDLVPSYPFGGVYYYAEVTPDRTGRRTIEWRTTQETGDRRYTIHIEGPAGSVHPRSDTIDVQIVKGSVSLTTGSETFTIGDEVMLRGTNTGSCETYLFITGPNLPSAGGRLDAPRRQVSDGNPGSFTTASGDCDTWEYRLYTGELGLDTGTYTIYAVSAPRDRYHLESTSWQAIPITLKRPYISVSSRRMTVAQGDELSITGSSGGRTDAGVAIWIFGRNYFRYDTVQIERGGWFSYELSSSVTRDMAPGEYSVIIQHPMANGNFDLWPDRNREMVLGATPWYGAPVFRIAGPGALQGPAAAAALITALQSQFIDDTYTEYSIFVQNPKITITAGSLNGTTKMPIVLSGTTNLASGSRLLVEITDERFGPTQKGGEGSWSGYSGTTTTYPGSEEEREFSFEIPAGTLKEGRYQVLIQAVSSPGTASGVLQVTMPVTPVQTMTMNLTPPQSPEPIQTQIQIQTLEPEPTTAEPVQTEKPASTPDQVHETPTADTNGMIPNIMRTMREPPVLLGFGILFGLCVAGLIAALVTWMRKERDEEENDSEGSDEKNVKLAESKEEMDEDSDSYGR